The Lepeophtheirus salmonis chromosome 1, UVic_Lsal_1.4, whole genome shotgun sequence genome has a segment encoding these proteins:
- the LOC121130530 gene encoding long-chain-fatty-acid--CoA ligase 4 — MMQQIKFALLKTFVVLIYIISHIYDYLSYPIYALYYHPWRVRRYRRNVHSTVERKENSIVYEGIIQKLNPDYRELCKVKVDTMFGAFEYSVAKYGSRVCLGTREVFSEEEELQPNGKIFKKYVMGAYKFMTYDELKEESYNLAEGFRSLKLPTKTHIAMFAETRKEWILTAYAAFINNFTLVTLYTNLGEDGVIHGINETEVKLVVCTVDMLPKIKKVIKSCPQIGVVIVMEANTGKTIDLKPYENNNVEFIMFRDLITRKSNEDRYPAPTPRDPAIIMYTSGSTGTPKGVVISHKNIISGVKALMNVVTFKPSDRYMGYLPLAHVLELISEMVCLICGVKIGYSSPLTLTNKSSKVKRGCKGDANVFKPTLMCSVPLVLERIYKSVVDTMRRQGWAIEELFHYFVAYKMKWQDRGFDTPLLNKTLFRKVRYFIGGRVRLLISGGAPISHDTQSVSRTALCVPVLQGYGLTELTGGATMSDPYDRTTCRVGPPLLGLKLKLVDWEEGNYTINDKPFPRGEIHCGGDSISIGYFKNPEKTAEDFYEEDGIRWFKTGDIGQMEADGVLKLVDRKKDLVKLSGGEYISYGKVESILKTCPIIENICTYADPLKDYLFAIVIPDKAHLNERGLTPEAACRDASFISSVTKEIGDYGLKNGLVKFEVPTKVLFVSDEWTTENGLITAAFKIRRKQVVEMYKQQIDHLYV; from the exons ATGAtgcaacaaattaaatttgcgCTATTAAAGACTTTTGTGGTCCTGATCTACATTATAAGCCACATCTACGACTATTTGTCCTATCCAATCTACGCTCTCTATTACCATCCTTGGAGAGTACGTCGCTATAGGAGGAATGTGCACTCCACAGTGGAGCGGAAGGAGAATTCCATCGTCTATGAAGGCATTATCCAAAAACTCAATCCTG ACTACAGAGAATTGTGTAAAGTCAAAGTGGATACCATGTTTGGAGCCTTTGAGTACTCTGTTGCCAAATATGGAAGTCGTGTTTGTTTGGGGACAAGGGAAGTCTTCTCAGAAGAGGAAGAGCTTCAGCCTAATGGaaagattttcaaaaagtatgtcATGGGTGCATATAAATTCATGACATATGATGAGTTGAAAGAGGAATCTTATAATTTAGCTGAAGGATTCAGAAGTCTCAAGCTCCCAACAAAGACCCATATAGCCATGTTTGCTGAAACTCGTAAAGAGTGGATCCTCACTGCATACGCTGCCTTCATTAATAACTTTACCTTGGTTACTCTTTACACAAATTTAG gtgAAGATGGAGTCATTCACGGTATTAATGAAACAGAAGTCAAATTAGTAGTTTGTACTGTCGATATGCTTcctaaaatcaaaaaagttataaagtctTGTCCTCAAATTGGAGTCGTGATTGTTATGGAGGCCAACACTGGGAAAACTATTGATCTAAAGCCCTACgaaaataacaatgtagaaTTCATCATGTTTCGGGATCTCATAACTAGAAAATCAAATGAGGATCGCTATCCGGCTCCTACCCCCAGAGATCCAGCTATTATCATGTACACTTCCGGATCTACTGGAACACCAAAAGGTGTTGTCATaagtcacaaaaatattatatctggAGTGAAGGCACTAATGAATGTCGTCACTTTTAAGCCCTCGGATCGATACATGGGCTATCTACCATTAGCCCATGTCTTAGAATTGATATCAGAGATGGTATGTTTAATCTGTGGTGTAAAAATTGGATATTCATCTCCTCTTACTCTCACTAATAAAAGTAGTAAAGTCAAAAGAGGATGTAAGGGGGATGCCAATGTTTTCAAGCCCACGTTGATGTGTTCTGTTCCTCTTGTACTTGAGAGAATTTATAAAAGTGTTGTTGATACCATGAGAAGACAAGGTTGGGCTATTGAAGAACTATTCCATTACTTTGTTGCCTATAAAATGAAGTGGCAGGATCGAGGATTTGATACACCTCTTTTGAACAAAACGTTATTCCGTAAGGTCCGATATTTTATTGGTGGGCGTGTTAGACTTTTAATTAGTGGTGGGGCACCTATATCACACGATACACAATCTGTATCAAGAACTGCTTTGTGTGTTCCAGTACTACAAGGATATGGCCTTACAGAACTTACAGGGGGTGCGACTATGTCTGATCCATATGATCGTACTACTTGTCGAGTTGGACCACCTCTTCTGGGGCTCAAATTAAAGTTAGTTGATTGGGAAGAGGGTAATTATACCATCAATGACAAGCCTTTTCCAAGAGGAGAAATTCATTGCGGTGGTGACAGTATAAGTATTGGTTACTTTAAAAATCCTGAAAAAACTGCAGAGGATTTTTATGAGGAAGATGGAATCCGATGGTTCAAAACTGGAGACATTGGTCAAATGGAAGCAGATGGTGTTCTTAAACTTGTTGATCGGAAGAAAGACTTGGTTAAATTATCTGGAGGAGAGTATATCTCTTACGGAAAAGTGGAATCCATTCTCAAGACTTGTCCCATTATCGAAAATATTTGTACCTATGCCGACCCtctaaaagattatttatttgccATTGTCATCCCCGACAAAGCTCATCTAAATGAACGAGGACTAACGCCAGAAGCTGCCTGCAGGGATGCGTCATTTATTTCTAGCGTAACGAAGGAAATCGGCgattatggattaaaaaatggGCTTGTTAAATTTGAAGTACCTACCAAAGTTTTATTTGTGTCTGATGAGTGGACCACTGAAAATGGTCTCATCACTGCAGCATTCAAGATACGCAGAAAACAAGTTGTGGAGATGTATAAGCAACAAATTGATCATCTTTATGTTTAG